A region from the Methanofollis sp. W23 genome encodes:
- a CDS encoding DUF2080 family transposase-associated protein yields the protein MYEITEEGFQAVVGKRSIVFQRSNYEDGRYYYEGEALVSESGRLSFVVRFRTREENVIRSLLIDGEGEHEAPDLVLPIDEQTRERYYDSIYQYLLEMLIVSVSQHPLTEFRVFGHECITKTVKPGSGAGHIYTPKGWIGSTVQIIR from the coding sequence ATGTATGAGATCACGGAAGAAGGGTTCCAGGCTGTGGTCGGGAAAAGATCAATTGTTTTCCAGAGATCCAATTATGAGGACGGCCGGTATTATTACGAGGGGGAAGCACTCGTCTCTGAATCGGGGCGCTTATCGTTTGTCGTTCGGTTCCGTACGCGTGAAGAGAATGTGATTCGGTCGCTTCTGATTGATGGTGAGGGGGAGCACGAGGCCCCCGACCTGGTGCTCCCTATCGACGAGCAGACGCGCGAGAGATATTATGATTCGATATATCAATATCTCCTTGAGATGCTCATCGTCTCAGTATCGCAGCACCCGCTCACTGAATTTAGGGTATTCGGGCACGAATGCATCACAAAAACAGTGAAGCCGGGATCGGGTGCAGGGCATATCTATACCCCCAAGGGTTGGATCGGGTCTACAGTCCAGATCATCAGGTAA
- a CDS encoding DUF2080 family transposase-associated protein, whose translation MSEGNYFIRFRNSQGNEYEIGLVNDEIVIDVGEGGVLSLESYYNYADAERERIYFEFMGTEIRDSIREAAEHPDLPYLVGIEEEDLVSVERITPRKIEIEGYELLEKRAAACGNSGRIYVPADWIGHRVAVIRLD comes from the coding sequence ATGTCTGAAGGGAATTATTTCATCCGGTTTAGGAATTCGCAGGGCAATGAGTACGAGATCGGTCTCGTCAACGACGAGATCGTGATCGACGTGGGGGAAGGAGGAGTCCTCTCCTTGGAAAGTTACTACAATTACGCGGACGCAGAGAGGGAGCGGATCTATTTCGAATTCATGGGGACCGAAATCCGGGACTCGATCCGCGAGGCGGCGGAGCACCCCGATCTACCCTATCTCGTCGGGATCGAGGAGGAGGATTTGGTCAGCGTCGAGCGGATCACCCCTCGGAAGATAGAGATTGAGGGGTACGAACTCCTCGAAAAGAGGGCGGCGGCGTGCGGCAACTCAGGACGCATCTACGTCCCCGCAGACTGGATCGGTCACCGCGTTGCGGTGATCCGGCTCGACTAA
- a CDS encoding radical SAM protein codes for MKLKVIYEPKGRAGEYAPLALNLYRGCDHGCTYCYGPRVLHMKRPAFAAAEPRKDILDKLLLDCDTLNKADNDKTILLCFTCDPYCRADEEHKITREALKMLLTFDQPVTILTKGGNRSLRDFDILERHAELVTCATTLTFEDEAQRQLYEPGAAPTQERLDALAKAKACGFRTWVSCEPVIDPDQTMSLIRKAAPYTDLFKVGKWNYDQRAKETDWHAFGNGVVSLLESLGADYYIKEDLRPYCEGVC; via the coding sequence ATGAAGTTGAAAGTCATATATGAACCCAAAGGGCGTGCAGGGGAATACGCCCCCCTCGCCCTGAACCTGTATCGCGGATGCGACCACGGCTGCACCTACTGCTACGGCCCTCGCGTCCTCCACATGAAGCGCCCGGCATTCGCGGCGGCAGAGCCCCGCAAAGACATTCTGGATAAACTCCTCCTCGACTGCGACACGCTCAACAAAGCAGACAACGACAAAACCATCCTCCTCTGCTTCACCTGCGACCCCTACTGCCGGGCCGACGAGGAGCACAAGATCACCCGCGAAGCCCTCAAGATGCTCCTCACCTTCGACCAACCCGTCACGATCCTCACCAAAGGAGGAAACAGGAGCCTGCGAGACTTCGACATCCTCGAAAGGCACGCCGAACTTGTCACCTGCGCCACGACCCTCACCTTCGAGGACGAGGCGCAGCGGCAACTCTACGAGCCCGGCGCCGCTCCGACGCAGGAGCGGCTTGACGCCCTGGCGAAGGCGAAGGCGTGTGGGTTCAGGACGTGGGTGTCGTGCGAACCTGTGATCGACCCCGACCAGACGATGAGCCTGATCAGGAAGGCGGCGCCCTATACCGACCTGTTCAAGGTCGGGAAGTGGAACTACGACCAGAGAGCGAAGGAGACCGATTGGCACGCCTTCGGGAACGGGGTTGTGAGCCTCTTAGAGAGCCTTGGTGCCGATTACTACATCAAGGAGGATCTTCGGCCCTATTGCGAGGGGGTTTGCTGA